One stretch of Oligoflexus sp. DNA includes these proteins:
- a CDS encoding helix-turn-helix domain-containing protein, with the protein MSNLRQLFPLDHPVFSGGRYLRAFDHLADIDHYEHSILTYIGSLLPFDKGFLDHPAFPSIATISRSTKISESTVRKKLRSLEKKGYVKVKAVRALNYQGKYQQSSNDYYLAPIAFEFFQDVMESRKHIQSIRKRAVGDSFDGHTYPIVSYSPPSQPENGEAVLEQTAPMFQTAPNSLPKVPDENPDSPDSFSGRDIFTMKGEVDRIVVAWEELVKIPVSKGEKERFLKEYIRIRGNEIFYMERLLVITSDPYITSRAKSICFLFSGLDCALKNKAEIVEKAGLALMKAQSERELGQVLDEIPEFINKKSRNFGGSSEEVIRHLLQDPINKAKKRLGIDPDFNLPTDERGLRSEVERLLQTDLNDQLKCQLKSILEALPRLSFGYCLGLFARLSARLKAEVTP; encoded by the coding sequence ATGTCAAATTTGCGTCAACTTTTTCCATTGGATCATCCAGTATTTTCAGGCGGCCGCTATCTAAGGGCCTTCGATCATCTCGCCGACATCGACCACTATGAGCACAGCATTTTGACCTATATAGGGTCACTCTTGCCGTTCGATAAAGGCTTTCTTGATCATCCTGCCTTTCCTTCCATTGCAACCATTTCGCGCTCGACCAAGATCAGCGAATCGACTGTCAGGAAAAAACTTCGATCGTTGGAGAAGAAGGGATACGTCAAAGTCAAAGCGGTACGCGCTCTGAACTATCAGGGAAAATACCAACAAAGTTCGAATGATTACTATTTGGCGCCGATAGCCTTTGAATTTTTTCAGGATGTGATGGAAAGTCGCAAGCACATTCAGAGTATCCGCAAGCGTGCTGTGGGTGATTCGTTTGATGGCCACACTTACCCCATCGTCTCGTATAGCCCTCCCTCCCAGCCGGAAAATGGGGAGGCCGTCTTAGAGCAAACCGCCCCTATGTTTCAGACGGCCCCTAATTCCCTTCCCAAAGTCCCAGACGAAAATCCTGATTCACCCGATTCTTTTTCCGGTCGGGACATCTTCACGATGAAGGGTGAAGTGGATCGCATCGTGGTTGCCTGGGAAGAACTGGTGAAGATCCCTGTTTCCAAGGGTGAAAAGGAGCGCTTTCTAAAGGAGTATATTCGGATTCGGGGGAACGAAATATTCTACATGGAACGCCTGCTGGTGATTACGTCCGATCCATATATCACGTCACGCGCCAAAAGCATCTGCTTCCTATTCAGCGGGCTTGACTGTGCCCTGAAAAATAAGGCTGAGATTGTTGAAAAAGCTGGTCTTGCCCTGATGAAAGCACAGAGCGAGCGCGAGTTGGGTCAGGTGCTCGATGAAATTCCAGAGTTTATTAACAAGAAATCGCGAAATTTCGGCGGATCTTCTGAGGAAGTCATTCGCCACTTGCTTCAGGATCCTATCAACAAGGCAAAGAAGCGCCTGGGCATCGACCCTGATTTCAACCTGCCTACTGACGAGCGTGGCTTGCGCTCCGAAGTTGAGAGGCTTCTCCAAACTGATCTAAATGATCAGCTCAAGTGCCAATTGAAATCCATTCTTGAAGCTCTACCAAGACTGAGCTTTGGCTACTGCCTGGGACTGTTTGCAAGGCTTAGTGCCCGATTGAAAGCGGAGGTCACGCCATGA
- a CDS encoding ArnT family glycosyltransferase, with the protein MFNKLNRTHVILLLAAFPLVQLLFLWNVLPLPPVGQHVWRQVTGLAFARNYAFEHAPFFLPRQDIRVGLADNGIVYHEFPLIYWIVGKLYQIFGFHFEIGRALAFCVNIIGVPGSYVLARQLDYSKRRSLAFALFYCFSPLFFYYTTTLLPDLTALNFFICGVALVLYANRESMKTLAYFAGVLLIALAVLTKPSWALYGLPLLAVFFRKFWTAKRLPSFKELIHPALAGVIILGLFLWQYLYSRDLLAASPLERAIHAQLKVAERPQGWNDLWRNLSAGIGNWFMEINVGWGAILLFLTGAWTALRTGMNGTFSRLFWSLYLLSFCIYGYFFVMRFGDHDYYLTASLPLAAALSSRGFEVWFTRNRLWKTLALILALLYPLASYMRIEGRWFGSRQVPRALLEEAQGFEQVIPAEDRVLVVGDKTPLTYLYYINRKGITYLSVLDSSFPETLEKGDFRWLLIDKKYVATPPVQVLQKFTLVPVKQIDTLELYKLEPVGQ; encoded by the coding sequence GTGTTCAATAAGTTAAATCGGACTCACGTTATTCTATTATTGGCGGCCTTTCCACTGGTCCAGCTTCTTTTTCTGTGGAACGTCCTGCCGCTGCCTCCCGTCGGTCAGCATGTGTGGAGACAGGTGACGGGACTCGCCTTTGCGCGCAACTATGCTTTTGAACATGCCCCCTTCTTTCTTCCCAGGCAGGACATTCGTGTCGGTCTCGCCGATAACGGCATCGTCTATCATGAATTTCCTTTGATCTATTGGATCGTGGGCAAGCTGTACCAAATCTTTGGCTTTCACTTTGAAATCGGTCGTGCACTGGCCTTCTGCGTGAATATCATCGGCGTGCCTGGAAGTTATGTCCTGGCGCGACAGCTCGATTATTCCAAGCGCCGCTCGCTCGCTTTTGCGCTTTTTTACTGTTTTTCGCCGCTTTTCTTTTATTACACGACGACCCTGCTGCCGGACCTCACGGCGCTGAACTTTTTTATCTGCGGCGTGGCTCTGGTTCTCTATGCGAATCGCGAGTCGATGAAGACCCTCGCGTACTTCGCGGGCGTTTTGCTGATCGCTCTGGCCGTGCTCACCAAACCATCGTGGGCCCTTTATGGGCTGCCTCTGCTGGCCGTCTTTTTCAGAAAATTTTGGACCGCAAAGCGTCTACCATCTTTTAAAGAACTCATTCATCCTGCGCTGGCCGGCGTGATTATCCTGGGGCTTTTTCTTTGGCAGTATCTTTATAGTCGCGATCTCCTGGCGGCATCACCCTTGGAACGGGCCATACACGCCCAACTGAAAGTCGCTGAGCGTCCCCAGGGATGGAATGATCTCTGGCGCAATCTTTCGGCCGGCATCGGCAACTGGTTTATGGAAATCAATGTGGGTTGGGGCGCGATTCTGCTATTCCTGACCGGCGCCTGGACTGCGCTGCGGACGGGTATGAATGGAACGTTCTCGCGCCTTTTCTGGTCGCTTTATCTTCTGAGCTTCTGTATCTACGGCTACTTTTTCGTCATGCGCTTTGGTGATCACGACTATTATCTTACAGCGTCCCTCCCCTTGGCCGCTGCTCTCAGCAGCCGAGGCTTCGAGGTCTGGTTCACGCGCAACCGCCTTTGGAAAACCCTGGCCCTTATCCTTGCCCTTCTCTATCCGCTTGCCAGCTACATGAGGATCGAAGGCCGATGGTTTGGCAGTCGTCAGGTCCCAAGAGCCCTTTTGGAAGAGGCCCAGGGCTTTGAGCAGGTGATTCCAGCTGAAGATCGAGTCCTTGTCGTTGGTGACAAGACGCCTCTCACCTATCTATACTACATCAATCGCAAGGGCATCACCTACCTTTCCGTGCTGGATTCCAGTTTCCCTGAGACACTGGAAAAAGGCGATTTCCGCTGGCTTTTGATCGACAAAAAATATGTGGCGACGCCGCCGGTTCAGGTGCTGCAGAAATTCACGCTGGTTCCCGTGAAGCAGATTGATACTCTGGAACTTTATAAGCTCGAACCCGTGGGCCAATAA
- a CDS encoding glycosyltransferase, which translates to MIKNLIILIPVFNDWPSFAKLVEEISQLNRKNSLESIHILAINDGSTLTPETKSLEQRQDKTQVSILHLNRNVGHQNAIAAGLGWVAQSEENFDAVVIMDGDGEDKPQDIAQLIDKAEANPGHIVIAARGRRNESLTFRMGYGVYKLLFRLFTGFRISFGNFSLIPTSCLTQLVNSREIWHSYAGGVLRSRIPRTMVQIDRGTRYYGQSKMNFTGLILHGLSAISVFVDICTVRVLMMTLGFITLSALGIGTVVTMKFLGLSSPGWSSTMALLMLVISMQCVLLSFFLIFILFIYRNMNTQIPVNASNTLVKDVSHSSSERIL; encoded by the coding sequence ATGATTAAAAATCTGATCATCCTTATCCCTGTGTTTAACGACTGGCCTTCATTCGCCAAGCTGGTCGAAGAAATCAGCCAGTTGAATCGCAAGAATTCTTTGGAATCCATCCATATCCTTGCGATCAACGATGGCTCCACGCTGACCCCGGAAACAAAGTCCCTGGAGCAGCGGCAGGATAAAACCCAGGTTTCCATACTGCACCTGAATCGGAATGTGGGTCATCAGAATGCGATAGCAGCCGGCCTCGGCTGGGTTGCTCAAAGTGAAGAGAACTTCGATGCTGTCGTCATCATGGATGGAGATGGCGAAGACAAGCCGCAGGATATCGCCCAGCTTATCGACAAGGCTGAAGCCAACCCTGGGCATATCGTCATTGCCGCGCGCGGTCGTCGGAACGAGAGCCTGACCTTCCGCATGGGCTACGGTGTTTATAAGCTCCTCTTCCGTCTTTTCACAGGCTTTCGCATCTCATTTGGCAATTTCTCGCTGATCCCCACCAGCTGCCTGACCCAGCTCGTCAACTCACGCGAAATCTGGCACTCCTATGCAGGCGGTGTTTTGCGGTCCCGCATTCCTAGAACCATGGTTCAGATCGATCGCGGCACCCGCTACTACGGTCAGTCCAAGATGAACTTCACCGGCCTCATTCTGCACGGGCTCAGCGCGATATCGGTGTTCGTGGACATCTGCACAGTGCGGGTTTTGATGATGACTTTGGGCTTCATCACCCTGTCCGCCTTGGGCATTGGGACCGTCGTGACGATGAAATTTCTAGGTCTCTCATCCCCGGGCTGGTCATCGACCATGGCTCTTTTGATGCTCGTGATCAGCATGCAATGTGTGCTACTCTCATTCTTCCTGATCTTCATCCTATTCATTTATCGAAACATGAACACGCAGATCCCGGTGAACGCCTCCAACACCCTTGTCAAAGACGTGTCGCACTCAAGCTCTGAGAGAATTTTGTGA
- the nhaA gene encoding Na+/H+ antiporter NhaA — protein MSKSDQDLPHEMIQQITEPLTRFLKIEAAAGTILLGAMLVAVAVTNSVWSSAFSAFWEMNIGIHLGTWDLSRPLRGWINDGLMTLFFFVVALELKRELVRGELRSFHMAMLPLAGALGGMLFPALLYLFVMRDTAEVHGWGTVMATDTAFMIACLAILGRRIPSSLRLFLLSLAIFDDVGAILVVAFGYGHALDWTALGFGLAGFIAVAGFTWMGVRSSPVYSLFGVAIWFCVDVSGLHPTIVGVVLGLMTPARGWVSDERLRFIFGKVLSYPSGDHWSGDTVDRHDLRLAGTAARETLSPVERLEIRLHPWVGFGIMPVFALANAGVALSPESLAQPLTYAIIFALVCGKPLGVISMSWLAVRLGLATLFAKLNWSLIAGGSLLTGIGFTMSLFIAGLAFTPSSLDAAKTGILAASLISAAAGLLALTVLSSRTSRS, from the coding sequence ATGTCAAAGAGCGACCAGGATCTTCCTCATGAGATGATCCAGCAGATCACAGAACCACTGACGCGTTTTCTCAAAATCGAAGCCGCAGCAGGCACCATTCTGCTCGGAGCCATGCTCGTGGCCGTGGCGGTGACGAATTCGGTCTGGTCGAGCGCATTCAGCGCGTTCTGGGAGATGAATATTGGCATCCATCTTGGAACCTGGGATCTCAGCCGCCCGCTGCGGGGCTGGATCAATGATGGCCTGATGACCCTCTTCTTTTTCGTCGTTGCCTTGGAACTGAAGCGTGAACTCGTTCGCGGTGAACTGCGGAGCTTTCATATGGCGATGCTGCCCTTGGCGGGCGCCTTGGGCGGCATGCTGTTCCCTGCCTTGCTGTATCTCTTTGTGATGCGCGATACAGCTGAGGTCCACGGCTGGGGAACCGTAATGGCCACGGATACCGCTTTCATGATAGCCTGCCTCGCTATTCTAGGCAGGCGCATCCCTTCGAGCCTTCGGCTTTTTCTTCTGTCGCTTGCTATCTTTGACGATGTTGGTGCGATTCTGGTTGTCGCCTTCGGCTATGGTCATGCGCTTGATTGGACGGCGCTGGGCTTTGGTCTTGCCGGATTTATCGCTGTGGCCGGCTTTACCTGGATGGGCGTGAGAAGTTCCCCCGTTTATTCCCTGTTCGGCGTCGCCATCTGGTTCTGCGTCGACGTTTCCGGCCTTCATCCTACTATCGTAGGTGTCGTGCTGGGATTGATGACTCCGGCTCGGGGATGGGTCAGCGACGAACGCCTGCGCTTCATCTTCGGCAAAGTCCTTTCCTACCCCAGCGGTGACCATTGGAGCGGCGATACAGTCGATCGCCACGATCTTCGTCTCGCAGGAACAGCGGCACGCGAAACGCTCTCACCTGTGGAACGGCTCGAAATAAGGCTGCATCCCTGGGTGGGTTTCGGCATCATGCCCGTCTTTGCGCTGGCGAATGCTGGGGTTGCTTTGTCGCCTGAGTCTTTGGCCCAGCCTCTTACCTATGCCATAATTTTTGCGCTGGTGTGCGGAAAGCCTTTGGGGGTTATATCCATGAGCTGGCTTGCCGTCCGCCTTGGTCTCGCCACACTGTTTGCAAAATTAAACTGGTCTTTGATTGCAGGTGGAAGCCTCTTAACCGGCATAGGCTTCACCATGTCACTCTTCATTGCAGGGCTCGCATTCACCCCATCCTCTCTTGATGCCGCCAAGACTGGAATCCTCGCGGCATCCCTGATCTCGGCCGCAGCCGGACTTCTGGCCTTGACGGTTCTGAGCTCCAGAACGTCGCGTTCCTAA
- a CDS encoding sensor histidine kinase yields the protein MIADQNEDTSTPNGRERTDQSLSAERAKTDQSLLEAKKRLERHADESVSTSREEADETRTQIRVEGDNSRKIDRTVSGASQVDEQLLEERQRIDSALDRERCQMDQVLERERSQKQRVENELLQEERTETDQDLNSERKWTDNEYLRAANIHSDEMKGHLATRAALTSRQELLAIVSHDLKNPLASISMAVDLMKSAEHDGTADEIRNEYMDLIGRNAHEALRLISDILDMERMAAGKVTLQVERHDFNDIIQYSFRTFEHQATDKKLSLHRNCSNTNALVICDQDRISQVLANLISNALKFTPKGGHVSLSVECRAEEVQVSVSDTGPGIPEDMQEKIFERFWQIAEQNRSGLGIGLYISKMIVEAHRGRIWVDSRLGQGSTFSFTLPLGRRSNG from the coding sequence ATGATAGCAGACCAGAATGAAGACACGTCCACACCCAATGGTCGCGAACGAACAGACCAAAGCTTGAGTGCTGAACGGGCCAAGACCGATCAGTCTTTATTGGAAGCGAAGAAGCGGCTGGAACGCCATGCTGATGAGTCCGTCTCAACAAGCCGCGAAGAGGCTGATGAGACTCGAACCCAAATCAGGGTCGAGGGCGACAATTCGCGGAAGATAGACAGGACAGTGTCAGGCGCAAGCCAGGTCGATGAGCAGCTTCTGGAGGAGCGGCAAAGGATCGACAGCGCTCTTGATCGTGAGAGATGCCAAATGGATCAGGTCTTGGAACGTGAACGCAGCCAGAAACAGCGAGTTGAGAACGAGCTGTTGCAGGAAGAACGCACGGAAACCGATCAGGATCTTAACTCCGAAAGAAAATGGACGGATAATGAATATCTTCGGGCGGCGAATATACACTCAGACGAGATGAAGGGGCATCTCGCAACCCGAGCAGCTCTCACGAGCAGGCAGGAACTCCTGGCCATCGTGAGCCATGACCTTAAAAATCCCCTGGCGTCCATCTCCATGGCTGTGGACCTGATGAAGTCAGCGGAGCACGATGGGACGGCTGACGAGATCAGGAATGAATATATGGATCTCATCGGTCGCAACGCTCATGAGGCGCTGAGGCTTATCAGCGATATTCTGGATATGGAGCGCATGGCTGCGGGCAAGGTGACCCTGCAAGTCGAACGCCATGACTTCAATGACATTATCCAGTATTCCTTCAGGACGTTTGAGCATCAGGCCACTGATAAAAAGCTCTCTCTTCACCGGAACTGTTCCAACACCAACGCCCTTGTCATCTGTGACCAGGACCGCATTTCCCAGGTGCTCGCGAACCTGATCAGCAATGCTCTCAAATTCACACCCAAGGGTGGGCACGTGAGCTTATCGGTGGAGTGTCGCGCTGAGGAGGTTCAAGTCTCCGTTTCCGATACCGGCCCTGGTATACCGGAAGATATGCAGGAAAAGATTTTTGAACGTTTCTGGCAGATTGCCGAGCAGAATCGCAGTGGTCTTGGAATCGGACTCTATATTTCCAAGATGATCGTGGAAGCTCATCGCGGCCGGATTTGGGTGGATTCCCGGCTCGGACAAGGGAGCACATTCTCGTTTACGCTTCCTCTTGGTCGCCGGTCGAACGGTTAG